tgtataaacaaacaaaatctttgtAAAggcgtccttccttcctttacttctttGGTATCTCACTagatagcccagactggcctagaGTTCACACTCTTCCAGTTTACACTTCCTGtgggtgggattacaggcatgcaccacagaGTCCACAAGGCTGTATTACTTTTCTGGTAGCATGTAATTTCATCTTTGTCTCATCCTCTCTTCCAATTGGTTATATTCTCTGTCCTTTCCTTTGCCATCTTCTAGGGTCAAGAGCCAGTTCCCTGGACAGTGCgtaccccttcctcctcctcccagcaccACTTCGCTAGGTAACATCAGACACTGGATCAACCCTCAGAAGGAGTCCATCCACAGCATCCAGGGCTCCATAGGTAGGCCGAAGCGGGCAGGTGGGGCAGTACAGGAGTCTTTCTGAACGAACCCAGGAATCAGATGCATGAAGTTATTGACTGATAAGGAAGAACATGGATTACTGACAGTCTTGGAAAGTAGTGATTTAGTTGGTACCCATCAGACAATTACCAGGAGACATGCTGATCATAGAGCTAGAAAATTAATTCAAATTCTTAGGACCTTGGGGCCAAGGTGACATTTCTAGCAGCGCAGAAGCTTACAAGTTCCTCATCAATCCTCCATGTCACACATGTTCCCATCTGTAAGGCGAATCTTCCCAGCACCCATAAACATACAGGTTATGAAAGGGTTCCTTAAAGGGCAAAGGATGTGGAATTCCTAGCTCACTCAGgtttctcttctctccagtgTCCCCTCACACGGCAGCTACGAATGGAGGCTACTCACGGAAGAGTGACGGTGGCTTCTTCTCCACCTAGTGGTGACAAGCTCCTGAACTAACCATGGGACACCCAGCCACACAACTCCATTAAATATGTTTGTTCAAGAAGCAGCATAACCAGTCTGCGAGTTCCTTCTTGATTGTTTAAAATATGGCCTGGAGATTTTCCAACTTCTGGAAATGAATCCTATTGGGGGGGACACATTTGcacattgaaaagtcatcttacCAAACAGACAAGgatttaagaaaacagaaaagcactACTTTGGGCAGTGTGCAAGTATTTATTTGCATGTTCCATACAGAAGGCATTCCAATCATACAAAGCCTGCCATTTGATACTGTTGCAAATCTGTATGTACCAGACACCCAGTTAAGCATTCAGCAAGAAATGGGTATGGCCATTTAGCTTTCTGACATTGTAACACTATGCTGAAGTCATAACGAATAATTTCAGACTTCCTGGATTTAGTCATCTACTGGGCTCTACTATTCTTTAAAGGCTATTACTGCTGGTCCTGGCTCCTTGTCATTGTGGTCTCTTCTCTGCTACTTCCTGGCAGTCAGCTCCTTTTATGTTCACTTTTCCTGTAATATATAGTCCTGATTTGTGTGGcctgtgtttacacacacacacagtattgaggtttgaaatcaggacctgggagctgtcccctgcattttttgttcaaggctagtgttccaccacttgagccatacctccatgtctggttttcctggtggttcattggagatagtttCATAGCCTTGCTTAACCAGGCTTGCTTCAgaggtcctcacatctcagcctcctgagtagctaggattacaggtgtgagccacaggcacccagcttggtCCTGATTCTTAGGAGCATCATTCAAACCTCTGGTGCTCGAGCTTAAAGGTAGACAGAATTCATGTGCTgacattatttataaaaataagtcatgaggctgggaatatggactagtggtagagtgctcgccttgtatacatgaagccttgggttcaattcctcagcaccacatatatagaaaaagccggaagtggcactgtggcttaagtggtagagtgctagccttgagcaaaaagaaacgagggacagtgctcagaccctgagttcatgctctaggactggcaaaaaacaaaacagacaaaaataagtaggctaggaatgtagcttagtggtagagtgcttgtctagcatgcatgaagccctgggtttgattcttcagtactgcataaagaaataaaagaaaaatttaaagagaaataattgtttaaaaaaaaaaaagtccctcaaTGGAACCTGCTGTCAAAAGACTGGGTAAGCCAGCACCATTGCTCTTTCCTATACTGAGATATGAgcatcaaggttccaagccagtatgagacttatctccaatgagtcagcacaaagccagaagtggtgctggagcagtggctcaagtggtatagcaccagccttaagcaaataaacatacaatgaagccctgaattcaaagccattTTTATGTTAATGGGAGCTACCTGGGAAGAAATCAAAACTATTCTATTTTCAGTAGTGACAAGAAcaagaaaatctgaaaataaactAAACCCATAAGGTAAAAGCACTCTACACGGAAAATATACATagatgaaagaaatagaaaagcacatacacacagaaacattGTCCATTGTTCTTTTATTCACTTATTGACACTTGACAGTTTTATTACTCATTTACTGTTCTTCACAAATTGGAAAAATGTTGCCAAAATGCCCAAAGCAAATTATAGATTCAATagcattccttttttttgccagtcttgggcctcggactcagggcctgagcactgtccctggcttctttttgctcaaggctagcactctgccacttcagccacagcgccacttctggccgttttctatatatgtggcgctggggaactgaacccagggcttcatgcataggaggcaaacactcttgccactaggccatatccccagcccctcaatagcATTCCTATCATAAAACCAGCAatattcgggctgggaatgtggcctagtggcaagattgcttgcctcgtatacataaagccctgggttcgattcctcagcaccacatacgtagaaaaagccggaagtggtgctgtggctcaagtggcagagggctagccttgagcaaaaaagaagcctgggacagtgctcaggtcctgagtctaagccccaggactggcaaaaaacaaaacaaacaaacaaaaaaaaaccagacaagCTTGTCCATGAGCTGGATGACAGCAGCTCACATCTGTGGTCTTACCTacttggggctgagatctgaggatcatggctccaagcCAACGGGTGCAGTCTGGTAATGAACTTTTGGTCAAGGTCATCCTTTCCACTGTTCCTCCCcactctccccctcccatccctactctcACCAAGTTCACTTCTTACATAATGTACACTCAagatgactgcatttgcccacagTTCCTCTCTATTCTTGTTATCTCCAtataccagcaaaaaagccagagtggttctgcgggtcaggtggtagagcaccagccttgagtgaaaaagctaagcaggagctcAAAGTCCTCAGTTGAAGCTTCAGTACCAGCTCCAAATCTTTAAAAAGTTActgccgggggctgggaatatggcctactggcaagagtgcttgcctcgtatacatgaggccctgggttcaattccccagcaccacatatacagaaaatggccagaaggggcgctgtggctcaagtggcagagtgctagccttgagcaaaaaagaagccagggacagtgctcaggcctggcccaggactggccaaaaacaaaacaaaacaaaaccaaaacataaaAAGTTACTGCCAGAGGTGGGGGAGAAGAATGGAGGTAGGACTATGGAAAGGCTGTTCAACTGTGGTACCAAGTGAGACAGATAAGCTGTGACAGTTTATTGCAGTCAGGTGACTAAAGAAAGACAGCAACACTGCACATCATCGATGTGAAAAACACTAGGATCTGggcacacttgtagtcctagttacctagaaagctgagatcgggaggactgaggtctgaggccagCACGGGGAGGAAAGTCCTCTATActactatctccaaaataaccaacaaaaagtggggccagaagtggtgtgcgAGTGGTGGAGTTCCAGCCCTGCAAACCGATGGCAAgatcaagcttcagtaccagagAGAAAGCCCCACAAACCTAGGGTCGTGAGTCTCCTCACCACAAGCTTACCCCGACATGAATCCGACGCACGGAGTCAGTGAAACACTACAGTGCCCCAAGTAAACGTGCAACGTTACCTCAGACGGTTAAAAAAATCCCAAGCGACAACCCTGGGTTTCCCTGACTGTTTCACGGAATTCGCGTCCCCGTGGCGGACGCACAGACCCGCGTCTACTGCGTGCAAGCTGGGCCAGGCCAGCGAGCGGCCTGGCGGGCTCCGGGCCGGTTCACCGAGACGAGCCGGGCCTGCAGGGCGCGGGCGTGTGTGCGGGCCCGGgctggccgggggccgggggccgggctcGGATCAGAATCGCCTCGGTACGCAgcggcgcgggccgggcccggcCTCGTCTATCTGATCAGTTCATCACTTCCGAGCGCCGCGCCCCGGGGGCCCGCGCGGCCTCCGAGGCCGCGGCGCCACCCCGCCCGGGGCCTCGCCGCACAGCGCCGGCCCGCAGGCGGCTTCGCGGGAGGGGGGCTTCTCATCTCGGGCGGCCCCGCGGGGCCGAGGCGCCGCCCGATCAAATAAGATCACCGTGTAGGAGCCGGGAGGGGCGGGCCGCGCGGCCCTCGCGCGCCCCACGCACACTCACGCGCCCACGCACGCACCTTCCACGCGGAcccacacgcgcacgcacacacacagacgccCACAGCCGCGCGGACTCGCGCCCTTCCGCCGCTGGGCGGAAGTCCGCGCCGCTTTTAAGGCCTCGGTCCCCGCCCCGAGGAACTCTGGGAGGAGAGACGAGCCCCGCCCACACAGCCCAGTCCTTCCGGGACTTCTGCTACCCCCGTGCGGCCCCGGCGGAGGACTGACTTTTCACCACACCGAATGGGTTCTGCACATTTGTACACTCATCGGTCGTGTTCCCTTCGAGCTTGATTGGATTTTTATACTGCTTAAATCTCAAATTATCCAGgcttatatatatgtgtatatatatatgccaagcttaggatattttatatttatagatgAATGACTTGCCTATCAGTAAAGCAGTCTTAGGTCATTATGAGAGCATCATCATATTCTGACTAGAATTCCACAAGTGAAAAATGGTGATTATGTAAGTACATGGCCACTTCTCACATTAGAAAACACAACTTTTTTGGTTCTCTTTTTGGTGAAATAAGCGAGGTAcagcaaaagaaagaatagaaaattatATATGGAGCTATAATTTGTATTTATGCTAGTCCAACCAGGTATCTAGAATAAACAGATAGTGAATATAGCAATAAAATCccactgagatttttttgccagtcctgggccttggactcagggcctgagcactgtccatgagcttctttttgctcaaggctagcactctgccaacttgagccacagcgccacttctggccttttctatatatgtggtgctgcggaatcgaaccagggcttcatgtatgaggcaagcgctctacggctaggccacattcccagcccccgtgagattttttttttttttttttaggtgtgtAGCTGGTTAACCTCATCACCTCATTGAACCATTTCATGGCTTGGAACTGAAGACCATGttgagcaaagtaagccagattcaAACAAGCATTACTTTTCATATATGAAATCCAATTAAAGAAAAGGTACtatttgggaagaggaaagaaacctGCTAGAGAAGAAAGATAGGAGAACAGGGTAATGGAGGATTAGTATATTATGTACCTATGAACATGTATGAAAGTGTTATTCTGTACAGTAAGAAGCTTCTCAGTGATAGTGACAGATAACATGTATTTTGTTAACAGTAGTAATAGGTATATTGAAGGGTGCGATCTACCTCAATACACTTCAAagtttattcatatatatgaatcaATATATTCACCTCCCTCAAAAGAGAAAGCTTGGCCATAATATATTTTGAACTATAATACTTCCAAGGCCCCTCATGAGTGAAGACAATGGTATTCACTAATATGAACTAAAAACTGTACTATGGGCAGAACTCAAGCATTGAACAAAATTCAATAAATGCATTATGTAACAAAACTGACAAAGACTGTAgggaaaaagattttattttcaaggaTTTGTGCagacaatgaattaaaaaaaccTGTATTTCAGCTATAAAAAAAGAGCTGACTTCATTACACCCTGATACATGGGGTTTATGGTAATGCCAGTTTGAATTTGAGGCGATATTGCTATCCTCATATCTCCACCCCTACAACACTCCTGCAGAGGAAAAACTTATTATTTTCAgccaaaaaaccaaccaaagtAATGAGTTAAGCAAATTTCTATTTAACTGCTGCGTATCCGCTTCTCGCTATAAATTACCTGAACCTTGTGCACTTTTTGGTACATTCTGGTATGAAAACTTCTCAAAACATTTAACAACTCAAGAGCTGAGGACAAGGTGACCCACCTAGGAAGCTGCAAAAGTAGGTTTTAACTAGAACTGTAGAGTGAAACTAGTTTAAAATATGAAGCAGCTCTAAGCAGTAAACTTACAGACATTAGCCCTATTAGAAAACAAGTCATTAAAGCTACAAAATAACAAGTGCAAAACATGCTGAACCTGTTTCCAGGGACTGAGATTCCAATGGCAAGCAAGTCCCGAACTCACACTTACAAGGTGTAACTCTTCTTTCCTGTTCCACTAGATTTCCTTTCTCTCATGCAAAAGATTCTCAGAAATGACCATGGAAAAAATATGAATCATTGAAATTTACCCTGTGGACCAATTCCTGAAGAGGTAACAGTCCCAACTCTAGAGATGATTAGACACGTTGTGTTTAAGTACTTAATGACTTTCTATATGTCTAGAAGCCCTCGACTCTGCATTCAACTCTGCATTTCTGAACCTAAACTTCAAAGCAGCTTTTATTCTTTCGGAATAAAGACAGAAGGTAATTTATTGCCACACAAGGCCAATTGCCACTAACTTGTCCATAGTTAAACTTCATTGTAACGGACAACTGAACTGGAATATCTATGTCTCTCTATATttactgttggttttttttccccttaaataaGTTCTGGATGTCACAAATCCAACAGTTGACTCTATTGCagacagaaagaggagggaaTGAAGTCTTCCCTTTTTTCAGAGTCATCTAAAATGATTCATTCAGTCAGGAGTTATGGTACGCCATGGAAAAATTCTTCATTTCCAATCACAAagctctattttccttttttacttcAGAAAATATGGATTCTGTGAAGTGTTCTCACATGCCAACAAACATCAGCAACCTCTTTCATTTGAGTTTCTCACATTCTTCCAGTAAATAGAATTTcccaacaatgaaaagaaatactgCAGTGATTAGAGTTGGCCAAGAGAAACAAGTAGCCCAAAATTGCCATAACCCAGACTTAAAGAATAAACTTGTATATTTTATAACATTAGAACTTCCATCTATGTTCACAATAAATTCTTATACTAGATGAATATACTAGTATATGAACTGATATACTAACTCATTTCTACCATAACTgcaaatatattaattatattttcaatagtttcttcttcctttgatGGTTGCATTTAAAACTGAGTTATAGTATTTAGCACTAAGTAatttagaaaatacagaaaagctTTAGGACATAAAGGATTCATTTTTCTATATACCATTTGATTGAGTAAAGGTCTTGGGGATACTGCTGAACAGAAGATGTTTTCTTATCTCAGTCACTGCTTTCTACCCTCCTTCCAGATAGATAACTCCCAAATTTCATGGACACTCAGATTCTATGACCACATGGCAAAGTGCTTCATCTTTTCTCTTTATGCCACGAAACCAAAAAGAGAATTTGTCAACAGTCACcaggtgaaaaagccaagtcttGAAAATAATCTCTCCTTCCAAGAAGTCTGCACACAGCCTATGTCCTTCTGCAATGAGCCTCCGTTTTCTTTTTTGCAACACtcgggatcgaacccagggcctggagcaTGCTTGGccaatgctctgccactgagctacaaccccagtGTAGAGTGACAAATTTTTAAGCAGGAAGTACATATTACCAGGGGGTATAATTTATCTAGACAATATTCTTGCCTCTGAGGACTGATTGACACACAGATCGAAGGAAGTTGGCTTTCTGGAATCCTCTGAATCGTAAGCCATGTTTGTAACCATGGAGAATTCCCCCCAGGTCTGGCAGGGGCAGATGCTGTGGTAGCACCCTGGGGACTCTGATTTTTTCATAACTCTCCCACACTGGGTCCTTTGCGAGGCTCTTCGCGTCCATCCCCTTGGCTGGCAGCTGGTAAGCTGAACACTTTGAAATTCATTTTATGAACAAGACGTAGAAGGCCATTACAACGCAGGCAACTGCCACTGCAGCGTGCAGCCTGGTTCCAATCACAGCAGctagcagagaagagagagaagcaatCACAGCCTGGCCTTCAGAAAAAGTCGCCTTTCAAAGCGCTATTGTGAAAAGGTCAAGTGTTACAGTGGAAGAGACCTACCAAGAATTTGGGAATACCTTAAAAATATTACTCCTATATTCTAGGTTTTATGTAAATataccatttgttttcttttaccctATTTTGAAAAACATTCAGGCAGGTAGGATTCCAGaccaaataaaacataaaaatgcatTCAAGTTAATGACACTGCAACTTAATCGAGATTCCCATGTTTGCTTTCCAGAAAATCAGGGGGAAAAATCAGTAGGAAAATACTCCTTCCACTTGAGGGCAGGGATTCCAGACCCATCTAAAAGTACTTCATTGTATAGAACCCTGCCGCCCCTTTAGGGGTCTGGCTTGGCACTCAAGATCTTTCTCATTAGTCTTCCCAGATTACAGCTGTGTAGCATCACAGCCAATACTTGTACACTTTTGTtctatggcctgggcactgtccctgaacattttttgctcaaggttggtgctctactacttgaaccacagctccagttctaccttttggggggttaactggagataagagtctcaggggcaaggctgactttgaaccataatcctccgatctcagcctcctgagtagctaggttcacaAGCCTCAGTCACTGGCGCCCTGCTACAATTATGTTTTAAGTAACAACTGATTTGCAATTTAcctcctctctccattttgaaatgattattttatattaaGAGATCCATGATACGTGCATTAATTTGCATACTCTCAGACTCAATCTCAgccattttttccccctaaaagtGAATTCAAATACAATCCCAGCCTATTACATCTCTAGTTTGCAGTATACTGTCCAGAGGCGacatcttccctccctgcccagaCATGACCTACCTTTGTAAAACACACCCCAAACTCCTTTCTTCTCTGATAACAGCCAGGTTTTGAGACGAGGTACTTTCTTGAAGTAGGCACAGgtgcaaacaaaaagcaaaccaaacacCAGAATCCCATCCAAGGAGTACACTgtcataaaaagaagaaaatgtttggTGTTGATCTAGTTTGGGATAGGAGATCCTGCAGAGAATTCTAGAAAGGACCGAATGTGATACAGCATCACTATGACAACCTCAACTGGCAGTGCTAACATTTCAGAGGAACAACAACGTTACCATATTTTCCCAAATTGCAGGCAGATATCCCCTTTATAACTTTATTGGCCCCTCCTATCACCTTTCAAGAACTAGACACACTGAGAAAAGTATATTTGTTTATGTGGAATCTGTCTCCCAGGAATGACCAGTGCAGGCAATAGGTTGAAAAGAtgttcatctttttgcttgagcataaataattaaatattagcAGGGCTAGGTGAAGCAcaccctgtaatctcagcactcagtgGACTAAAGCAGGAAGAATGTAAATGTGAGGCCAGCTTGAGTTCCACAGCAAGTGCACTacttagcaagactctgtctaaaaaagaaacaaaccaggtaccggtggctcatgcttgcaatcctagctactcagaaggctgagatctcaggatcacagtttgaagccagcttgagcagagaagtccgtgagactcttatctccaattaactaccagaaaaccagaagtggtgctgtggttcagagtagtagacctgagcaaaaaagctcagagacagcccccacaactgacaacccctccccccaaaaaaaaacacttgaagggaaccaatggctcatatcatagctactcaggaggctgagatcagttcaaagcctgcctggggagaaaagaccaagagactctaatcttcaattaattatTTACAAGCCAGAagcagacctgtggctcaagtggtagagtgccagccttaagcaaaaaagctaaagaacaggacccaggccctgagtttaagtaccagcatgtatgtatgtatgtatacatacatacatacacatacacacacacactcataatcTCTGCCCTTGGAGAGGAAGCAGAGGACCCCATGTAGCCTAGGGCTACAAggggagttcaagaccaaccagCCTTAGCTACCTATCAATACCCCATCTCACTCCCTTCCTCAGAATTAAACATATTATAAATCTCTCTAGTGATAAAGGAGAACTTGTTGTTTATCCAAGTTTTTCACATCTCATCTATTGATAAAGGGTATGTTAGGAAATAAAGCTTAATAGAAATTACTAGGTATATtcattatttcaattttcttatatTTAGCTTATACCTTATGAATGATATTGACAAACAAAACTTACCACAGAATAATAGTAACTTGTtagggaaaaaacacaaaaacaaaaatagcagccCTGCACAAAAGTACACAACTATAGTTCCAGCACTAAGGAGGGTAAGgtaggagttcaaggccatcctgggacTCATAGAAAGACTTTCTCTCCAAgcatacaaacaacaaaaactgcaacagctttttttcttttttttttggggggggggaaacaaagctgtcctgggacttgaacttgaggcctgggtgctacccaactcttttgctcagggctggaactttactacttgagccacagctccacttcaggccttttggtgattaagtggagataagagtctcatggactttcctgaaccttaatcctcaaacAGCCTCTAGagcagtagctaggaatacaggtgtgaccTACCAGTGCTGGACCATAGTGGAAAGCtttaagtcttttttcttttctttttttgtgccagtgatggggcttgaactcaaggcctcacactctaggttggttttttccctcaaggctagcttccacttcaggctttatggtggttagttGGGGGTTAGACTCTCAAACATGGAAGTCTCTCAGGTCTGTTTGCCTAGGCTGGAACTGAACCATAATAACTGtatctagcctcctgagtggctaggaatacaggcctgagccactggtacccggctttaatttacatatttaaaacaatagtagggctggggatatggcctagtggcaagagtgcttgcctcttaaaaCAATAGTAATACAATTAAGTAGCTATACAGGTACACAAAATGAATTGACTAAAGAcaaaattgattccaaaattaCTAAGCTAAAATGCTCTTTTACTTCTCAGATTATATTCTTCCTCTCAGTAACGTTCTTCTTTTACTGTGTAGTATTGTGAGATATTgagactactcaggaagctccaAACACACACTGATTTAATCAATGGCTGTCTTTGGGACCACACTTcctccagtttaaaaaaaaacacaaacaaccaaaaacaaacactcAGAGCTatgtatagtattttttttatgAAGAATGCTATCTTTCTGTGCTACTCTTTCCCTCCTAAGTCTTCTTTTTAGAAAATACCCAAGTCCTCACAGTGAAATTCGGATCTCCAGTGCCAGAGGTGTGGACGAGGTACTGCGGACGAAAGCATTCCTGTGGCCCTCAAATTACACGGCCTACaggtctttctcttctcctttcccctaaGACCGACTCTCAGGACCATAAAGGGGCTGCTTTCCACCCTGCCCAGGGATTCAGAAACAGACAAACCAACCACTACACGAAGTATGTGAAGAAGCCGGCTGCAGGATCTGGGAAAGGGAGCGTCGAATTTCATTCTGCGCTGTACCAACCAGGAGCTGCAGATGGGATCTCCctgtgcacacgtgtacacacacgcgcgcgcacacgcacgcacgcgcacacttCGGGGAATGTCAACACCCTCCCCGGGGCCAGCCAGCACGGGTTCTGGGGTGACGGGCTACCCCGCGCCCCGAGGGCCAGAacggaaaaggaaggaaagcgaaggcaggcaggggtgggggtcggAGGCCGCGGGTGCGGGtgcagccgggggtggggggtcgtGGGGGCCTCCGGGCGCgtcggggccgggagggggcggggaagcGGCCGCGTCGTCCGGGCTCCGCCCGCCACGCTGGCTCCCCggtcctttcccccaccccccccccgccccggccccccttcGCGGCCAGCCCTGGGTCTCACCGTTCGTCATGGCGGCTGGGCCCGGCCTGGGGAAGGGCCTCAGGGctcggcggcgggggcggcgggggcggcgggagcGGCGGAGGCGGGGACGCGCGGCTCCCGCTTGACACTTCCCGATCCGGCCGCGGCCACGGGCAGGAACCGCAGTGCGCACGCGCGAGGGCCGAGCGGCGAACGCCGAACGCCGTCAGGCATGGCGAGCGGAGCGCCGAGCGGGGAGGCGTGCGTCGGGACGCCTGCGTGCTGCTGCGGGCGCGGGGAGCGTCGCCggcgccgcgggcgggcgggccgggctggAGAGCCAGGCCTTCTCAAACCCTCCTGTTCCCCCGCCGAAGGAGACATTCTCACTATTGCCTGCTTCTTTGgatggatttctttttcattttcttcagctaTCGGGACGGTTTCAATTATCTTGTATATTTAGAGCACGCTTGGGTCCCCTCAGGCACGTGATTCAGCCAGAAACGTGCAGA
This Perognathus longimembris pacificus isolate PPM17 chromosome 15, ASM2315922v1, whole genome shotgun sequence DNA region includes the following protein-coding sequences:
- the Tmem167b gene encoding protein kish-B — protein: MTNVYSLDGILVFGLLFVCTCAYFKKVPRLKTWLLSEKKGVWGVFYKAAVIGTRLHAAVAVACVVMAFYVLFIK